The genomic region TCAGTTGCCAGAGAGATTCAGTAACAGGGTCAGTTCCATCTCCCCAGGATCAGCGACCCTCCTAAGCAGTAAGtgaaatttctgttctttgtgtttttagCAGCATGtttgaactgtttttgttttgtttaaacaaaacccCTCTGAGGATGCATTGCCTTCATCCTGAACAGGATGGGGTTGTTTGGCTTTGTCTTTTAGTATTCTAAGTACTGAATTGGAGTGGTTAAATCAGGCTTTTCATCGTAACAGGGATCTGTGTTCTGGTATCTTGGTCTGATTgcttatataaatatatatataatgcaaaCGTTGGGGTTGTTAGGCTAGCAGAAGGTTGTAAGATGCTCTGTATAGCATCTGTAATGCTCTGTTCACAAAATAAGCACGTTTCCCACATATTTAGTGTTCTGTAGTTTGGTAACTCACTTCTCCTGatcaattttcatttcaaaggcaGATTGGAGCTTTGATTCCTTatagagaaagaaatgttataGACAGCGACGGTTATGAATGTCTGTGTCTGGTTTTTTTGCCCAGTGACAGTTGACCATATAAGTCACAGCACTCACAGAAAACCTGTGTCTTTTCTAGTGGCTTGCGTTAATAGCAAAATCAATAACGTGACGCTGGAGCTGTAAAGGTGCTGAGGTAGAACTGCCCCTGTTTAGGGATGGTGAAAGTCTGGGCAAGCTGGAAAGGAGTTAGTGGTTCATAGtcagggagagaggaggagagtgTGGAGTGAGCTTCAGCTTTGTTTGGGTCTCAGTGTCCCTTGTGTCCCCATGCATTTgtgtcttctttctctttcaggtTTTGGTGCCTGGGATCATGTCTGCAGCCTGAGATTCAAACCGTTCCGGCGAATGCAGGTGCCATACTCAGGGATGGGAATGTACTGTGTGTTTGTCTGCTTTGAATTCTCAAACATCCAAAGTTGTATTTCTTTGGCAAAGGGCAGGCCATGCTTTTCTGTAGGGAGATGCCTGTTCTCAGTCTTGATGTTGCAGGATGAAAACTTGATTCCTAATGGAAGCTGTAGATATGGAGACATGGGTACTAGtcaggaaagacagaaataaaggtAAAGGTGATAGGGTAGCATTATATGTTAATTATATAACAGTGGTCCAGGGCATTTCCTCTAGTCCTGTATTTCTAGATTGACGTAGCCTTTTGCTGTTAAGATAGACATATTCATGTTCCCTGAAGGAACTGCACTTATCTGTCATGTAGCTTCAtatcatgtattttttctttgcaggtgTGGGATGCTTGTTCAGAGGCCATCATTGTTTTTGAGAAAGATGACTTAGATGACATGGGTTACATAGTGGAGAATGACGTCATTATGTCTGCTCTCACAAAACAGTTAGATGCAGTAGCAGGTAGTGGACaacttctttaatattttattgcctGCAGAGAGCTTTCAGTTACTTGTCTTCTGTTGTGTATGCTAATTTatgagaggagaaagagaattCGTCTAACAAATAACTCTGGAACATGGGCAGCTTCTTGTCATGGGgcggaggggaggaagaaatcTGTCTTCTATAGGCTACAGAGCATGAAGACAATTGCATATGTACTTCTCCAGAACATAGTCTTCTCAAAATGAGACTTAATGAAAAGGTATGTAGCTTTCTGTCCAGAGCAGACTTTGCAGTGACAAACACTTGGCCAGATCTGTTCTTTCTGAGCGCCTTGAGAATTGTAGGGTCAGTTCTTAGGGTGCCATTAAGACATGTGTGGCCCTTTGCTGCTGTAGtgatgtttcctttcttttcatggCTGTATCATGCTGTGACCCTGGTACTTTGTGTTCCCACCAGACCGGGTGGAGGTTTTCTACGGGAGCAGAGCAGTCGGGTATACCTGGCCCCTTCCCTCTCAAAGCTGTGACACAAGCCCTTGGGTCCAAATTGAGTTAGCTGATGGACGCAGACTTCAGACCAAACTGCTGGTAACTAAActctttatttctgttgatCAGGCATCACCTCTTGCCCAAGTCCTTTCCACTGGATTTGGTTCTGATTCCGTGTGTGCCGCTCCACCCACGTGGAGGGCTTGAGTGAGGTGAGTGGCTAACTCTGTCAGAGCTGCTAAGGGACACAGTGCGTAGCCTGTTCTGTACCTGATGCAAGAAGATTGTGAACTGGGCAAGAACAGAAGGGGCCACCTCTTCTGGTTTGGGGGAATATGGATATATATTCATAtgtataaacaaaaatataataactTGGAATATTGGCTTTCTTAGGAGATGCTCAAGAGGTTGTTTTGCATCTCTCTTTCACAGATTGGTGCAGATGGCCATAACTCTGTAGTCCGGAAGGAAGCTGAAATTCGGAACATCGAGCATCGGTATGACCAGTCAGCTGTGGTGGCAACTCTTCATTTGTCTGAGGTGAAATTCTGCAGACTCTCTTCCATAAGCAGTAGAACAGCTTAAGTAGATGATGCCAGGTCACTAGTTGTTAACTGTCCACTTGCTTCTTTCCACTGTAGGCCACAGAAAATAACGTAGCGTGGCAGAGGTTCCTTCCCACAGGGCCGATTGCTCTTCTTCCGGTAAGATGCCTCCTGATCTCTGGTTTTTACCTTTTAGTCTGTTCCTATAGTAACTCTTCTTCTATTCTTCTGccttttacttttcatttattaaagTTATAATTgcagtggttgtttttttttgtttttcttttcctgttgatACTTACCCTTGAAATTCTCTTAAACCAGCTGTCTGACACTGCCAGCTCTCTGGTTTGGTCTACATCTCATGAACATGCATCAGAACTTCTCACTATGGATGAGGAAGGTTTTGTGGATAGCATCAACTCTGCCTTTGTGAGTATCAGCCTTGCAGCAGGTACGGGGCTGGCTGTTGTAATCATGAAAAGTACAACGAATCCAAAAGCTAAAAGGATAGTAATGGGAAAGGTGGATTCTCAAGTTTCTTCCTCTGGTGGGGATGATATTAAAAGAACAGTTAGCAAAGAAGGTCATTCTTTTAGGTTAGTTCTGAAAGGCACTGTAGAAGTTGACTGAATTTCTGAAAGATGGGAAGGGTAGGCTTATCCTAGTTGGAGACTTACATGTCCTAAAGTGATGAAGgttatttcttctgctgcatATTTTTGTCCAGCTGGTTAAAATTCAGCATTTGGAGCtagttcagatttttttctgctgggttCTTTTATATGTCCCATTTGGGTTAATTTCtaaaggtttctttttgtttgcttgcttgtttcaGTGGAGCAACGTAAACCACTCCGACTTCATCGACACTGCAGGGGCCATGTTTCGGTCTGCTATTTCACTCCTGAAACCCTCAGGGACTGCAGTCCGTCAGCTGCCCCCAAGCGTCGCTAAAGTAGACCCAGAGAGCCGAGCCATGTTCCCCCTTGGAATGGGGCA from Anser cygnoides isolate HZ-2024a breed goose chromosome 5, Taihu_goose_T2T_genome, whole genome shotgun sequence harbors:
- the COQ6 gene encoding ubiquinone biosynthesis monooxygenase COQ6, mitochondrial; protein product: MVAMAVAGGAAAAAIFAAMAAACGRALLAPLGRRRAPLRSLTAASPPPHPPPHPPPPPPHGPAAAPLYDVVVSGGGMVGSAMAAALGHDIHFHDKKIALLEAGPRKEYGQLPERFSNRVSSISPGSATLLSSFGAWDHVCSLRFKPFRRMQVWDACSEAIIVFEKDDLDDMGYIVENDVIMSALTKQLDAVADRVEVFYGSRAVGYTWPLPSQSCDTSPWVQIELADGRRLQTKLLIGADGHNSVVRKEAEIRNIEHRYDQSAVVATLHLSEATENNVAWQRFLPTGPIALLPLSDTASSLVWSTSHEHASELLTMDEEGFVDSINSAFWSNVNHSDFIDTAGAMFRSAISLLKPSGTAVRQLPPSVAKVDPESRAMFPLGMGHATEYVQHRVALIGDAAHRVHPLAGQGVNLGFGDIACLTHHLSAAAFNGQDLGSLKHLLKFETERQRHNVSLIAAIDMLKRLYSTSLAPLVLLRTWGLQATNALPPVKEQIMAFASK